The region GGCCTGGGTTCCCGGCATCCCCGCGGTCTTCGTCGCGGCGTATGCTCCGTTCTCATCCTTCACCGGCAGGTTGGCGGCGGTATCCATCTCGACGACCCAGGGCATATGAGGCAGTTTCGCCTTGTAACTCGGCGTCGCAGAGGAGGGCAGCGCGTACTTCCACGAGGTCCGCCCGGGGCATGCGCCCGAGGGGCACTGCGTCGGGTAAAGGCCGATACCCAGATTCTTTACCGCGTTGGTGATGAGGTCCTGGGCGTGGATCTTAAATTTCGGAACGTTGATGAGGACGCAGCCGGGATAGTCCCCGAGATCATCGGCGCCGCCGCCCACGATCACCTTGTGCAGGGTGATCTCCGGGAAGTTCGCCCACCCGGGGACGGGCACCGTCCTCCCCCGCGACGGGTCGTCGCCCAGTTTGTTCAGGTCGTAGACCATCAGCCGGTTGCCCGCTCTGCCCGGCGGGAGATACCTGCCGGCCACGCTCTCCTCGTACCCCTGCATGGAGTCGTCGGTATGGGAAGGCGGGTGGCGATCCGCGAGGTAGCGGCGAACGAAGTAGAAGCCCCAGCCACCGTAGAAGTCTCCGCTTCGCCCTTCGAAGATCGCCTCGGAGGTAATGGGCCTGCCGGCTCTCCGGCTGAACGCGCTCTCGAGAAGAAGCGAAGATGTCGACGCTTCCCCGAGCGCCATCCGGTGGTAGTCGATGCCGAGGTTGTCGTGGAACCACCGCATCAGGGCGGCTATCACCGACCAGTCGGTGCAGATGGGGGCGCCGAGATCCTCACCGTGCGTATCGGGATCGATGACCTGCGGTCCGACCAGGTTGGGCTTGAAGACGAGCTTCTTGCCGGATCGCACCTGCGACTCTACCCCGGCGATAAAACCGGTCTCCCGGTCGAGACTCCAGAGGGCGTAACCGATATGCGTGTAGATATAGTCGATCTTCTCCGCAATCGCTGCCCAGGCCGCAGTGTCGCCGTCGTCGATGACCTTCCGGAGCAGTCCGGGAATTCCCGCATAGGCCCGTCCGGCGTCCATCCTGGCGCCGCAGACAGGGGATCCCTCTGCATCTGTCGGTCTCCTCCCGATATCCGTCTCCACCAGGGCTCCTTTTACATACTATTCAGTTACAGTCATGGTATCGCCAAATCCGGCAAGGGCACTCAAATTATTCTCAACATCGCCCGGATATCGGCTCCTCTGGGTTTAACCCGGCCTGCGGCGGCGTATTAAGCCTTCTCTGATCTGCCCTGATAGTTCAGTATCCATATCCGGCTATATGCCTTCTGCTTCTTCTCTCTCCATTCCTCACGGCAATAGCCTGAACCGGGACGTTTCGAGAGGGCATTTTGAAAAAATGGTGTCGTGACCCCGGGATCTTCACCCCAACTTCAGGAGGATGGATACCAGGACAAAGAGAAGCAGGCCGTTGATCACGACGATTCCCGCAATGACCATGCCCGGGACGAGGCCCGGCAGCAACATGCTGATGCCGAACGCGATCGCCACGACGTTTAAGACCGTCAGGGTAACCAGGAGCCGTTTGAGGATGGGCGGGAGAGGGGCCGGTTCGGCGGCAGGGTCCCCGGCACCCTGCAGCATCGGGAGGAACCGTTTCCCGAGGAGTATTGTACCCCCGGCGATGTTCAGGAACGCAAGGAGCAGCCGGATCACGTCGGTCAGGATGCCCGGAACGATGCAGGAGAATATCCCCATGCCGGCGAAGGCAATCCCGATGGCGATCAGCAGCCATGAGCGCCTGTACTGGCCCATCGGGGTCTCCCCGAGGGCCAGCACTTGGATGGCCATGATGACGAGCAGCAGGCCGAGCTGTCCGTCCGGGGAGAACGGGAGCGTCCCCTGGTTTACCGGGAAGAGCAGCAGCCCGAGGAGGATCAGCAGCACGCCGACCGGGATGACGATCGCGACCGAGAGGGGGAGGGAGGCCTCCCTGAAGAGTCCGAACCCGCCTTTCGAGTGAAAGTCGTCTGAAGTCATGCCGATCACGCCGGGTTTTCTCCGGGAGGATACGTCCGGGTGACGTTCAGGATGCTCCAGGAGAGGTAGAAGAAGCCGATGCCGTAGATGATGAGGAGGATTGCGGTCTCGCCGTCGGTCGTGATGCCGGGGAGGAGCGTGACGAGGCCGAGGACTATCGACATCACGTACACGACGATGCACGCGATCGTCAGGTGCCGGAGTATCCCGGGGATCTTCAGCCATATCCGGGCCTTATCTTCCGAGAAGAGCAGTTGCGCGAGAAGAGCGAGCCCCCCGGCAAAGAGGATGACTCCGACGAGGATGCGAACCGGCTCGGCCAACAGCCCCGGAATGAAACAGGCGACCATCCCTATAATCGCCGTGCACACTCCGATTACGATGACCGCCCACGAACGCCGGAGATCGCCGAACGGGGTCTTTCCCATCGTGATCACCTGAAACGAGACGATCACGAGAAACAGCCCGTAGGTGCTGTCCGGGGCATACGGGAGTTCGCCCGTATGAATCCTGAAGAGAAGCAGGCCGAAGAGGAGCATGAATACCCCGAAGACGAGCAGGATGACGACTTCGAGGGAAAGGTCGGAGTCTACTCTCGTAATCGCCCCGGTCTCCCCTTCCGGCTGGTCGGTATGTTCCATAATTGTATCTCCGCGGTTCTATCCGGTGACAGATGGATTAATAAGGTTAATCGAGTAAATGCTCTGATCTGCATTCAGGATTTATATAGATATCTCTTCTTGCTCCGGTTGAACCCTGTCGCATTGCAGGCGGGACTCGCCGCCGATCTGCGAGCGTTATGGCGCTGTCACAATGGCTTTGGTGGGAATCGTGAGGATTATCTGCCGTTCTGTTGGTTGAGGAATTAGAAGGCTTATTTTATGAAACAGATGCGGGAGAAGCACGATTCAAAAAGTATATGCCCAATTGAATGGTATGCAACAGATTGGAGAACGTTATGTTCCGACCGCAAGACGATTTTACCTACCTGATGCCGGTCCACTTCGGGGGCGGCAAGTTCGACCCCGAGACGCTGGTCACGCAGAGGGCAACCGCTCTCTCTGTCAGTTACGAAACCGAGAGAGACCTTCTTGAGAACTACATTCCCGAGGGATTCGAACTCTTGGCACCCGAAGTGCAGGTCGCATTCAACAAGTTCACCGAGATCAACTGGATGCACGGCGGCCAGTACAACCTGATCAACGTGGCTGCGCCGGTCCGGTTCCACGGAAAGAAGGACGAACTCGACGGCTCCTACACGCTGGTGGTCTGGGAGAACAAGACCGCACCCATCCTCGGCGGGCGGGAGCAGACCGGGATCCCGAAGATCTACGCGGACATCGAAGACCTGCACATCGTCCGGCCTCACTTCGCCACGACCGTCAGCTACGAGGGGAACACCTTCCTCAACATGGGCTTCGAGGCCGCGGGATCAATCGCCGGTCGGGACCTGGATGCCCTGAAGTCGCAGTTCCTCTCCATGAACACCCTCGGGTGGCGGTACATCCCGAAGGTCGGCGCTCCGGGAGC is a window of Methanoculleus sp. 7T DNA encoding:
- a CDS encoding acetoacetate decarboxylase family protein: MFRPQDDFTYLMPVHFGGGKFDPETLVTQRATALSVSYETERDLLENYIPEGFELLAPEVQVAFNKFTEINWMHGGQYNLINVAAPVRFHGKKDELDGSYTLVVWENKTAPILGGREQTGIPKIYADIEDLHIVRPHFATTVSYEGNTFLNMGFEAAGSIAGRDLDALKSQFLSMNTLGWRYIPKVGAPGADLSQFVLYPQGMEVEAAEIGKGSLKWTELTPMQNPAQYYIVNSLASLPIKRVTQAVMVEGRAILRAMGARVIE